A window of Onychostoma macrolepis isolate SWU-2019 chromosome 01, ASM1243209v1, whole genome shotgun sequence contains these coding sequences:
- the LOC131539843 gene encoding splicing factor U2AF 35 kDa subunit isoform X1 — protein MAEYLASIFGTEKDKVNCSFYFKIGACRHGDRCSRLHNKPTFSQTILIQNIYRNPQNSAQTADSSRCAVSDVEMQEHYDEFFEEVFTEMEEKYGEVEEMNVCDNLGDHLVGNVYVKFRREEDAEKAVLDLNNRWFNGQPIHAELSPVTDFREACCRQYEMGECTRGGFCNFMHLKPISRELRRELYGRHRKRHHSRSRSRERRSRSRDRSHGGRERKRRRSRDRERSGRF, from the exons ATGGCGGAGTATCTTGCGTCCATTTTTGGTACAGAAAAAGACAA GGTCAACTGCTccttttatttcaaaattggAGCTTGTCGTCATGGAGATCGGTGTTCTAGATTGCACAATAAACCAACTTTCAGTCAG ACCATCTTGATTCAAAACATCTACCGTAACCCCCAAAACAGTGCACAGACAGCCGACTCTTCTCGCT GTGCTGTTAGTGATGTGGAAATGCAGGAACATTATGACGAGTTTTTTGAG GAAGTCTTCACAGAAATGGAGGAGAAGTATGGAGAAGTCGAGGAGATGAATGTGTGCGATAACCTTGGTGATCATTTGGTCGGAAATGTTTATGTGAAG TTTCGGAGGGAAGAGGATGCTGAGAAGGCTGTATTGGACTTAAATAATCGCTGGTTTAATGGCCAACCAATACATGCAGAGCTCTCACCAGTTACAGACTTCAGAGAAGCCTGTTGTAGGCAGTATGAAATGGG GGAGTGCACTAGAGGCGGTTTCTGTAATTTCATGCACTTGAAACCCATTTCTCGAGAGCTGAGGAGAGAGCTTTATGGACGTCATAGAAAAAG ACATCATTCTCGGTCAAGATCTCGTGAAAGACGCTCTCGCTCTCGTGACCGCAGCCATGGAGGTCGTGAACGCAAGAGGAGAAGATCAAGAGATCGTGAACGTTCTGGAAGATTTTGA
- the LOC131539843 gene encoding splicing factor U2AF 35 kDa subunit isoform X3: MAEYLASIFGTEKDKVNCSFYFKIGACRHGDRCSRLHNKPTFSQTIVLMNIYRNTQNSAQSADGLHCAVSDVEMQEHYDEFFEEVFTEMEEKYGEVEEMNVCDNLGDHLVGNVYVKFRREEDAEKAVLDLNNRWFNGQPIHAELSPVTDFREACCRQYEMGECTRGGFCNFMHLKPISRELRRELYGRHRKRHHSRSRSRERRSRSRDRSHGGRERKRRRSRDRERSGRF; this comes from the exons ATGGCGGAGTATCTTGCGTCCATTTTTGGTACAGAAAAAGACAA GGTCAACTGCTccttttatttcaaaattggAGCTTGTCGTCATGGAGATCGGTGTTCTAGATTGCACAATAAACCAACTTTCAGTCAG ACTATTGTCCTCATGAACATATACCGTAACACTCAAAACTCTGCCCAGTCTGCTGATGGTTTACACT GTGCTGTTAGTGATGTGGAAATGCAGGAACATTATGACGAGTTTTTTGAG GAAGTCTTCACAGAAATGGAGGAGAAGTATGGAGAAGTCGAGGAGATGAATGTGTGCGATAACCTTGGTGATCATTTGGTCGGAAATGTTTATGTGAAG TTTCGGAGGGAAGAGGATGCTGAGAAGGCTGTATTGGACTTAAATAATCGCTGGTTTAATGGCCAACCAATACATGCAGAGCTCTCACCAGTTACAGACTTCAGAGAAGCCTGTTGTAGGCAGTATGAAATGGG GGAGTGCACTAGAGGCGGTTTCTGTAATTTCATGCACTTGAAACCCATTTCTCGAGAGCTGAGGAGAGAGCTTTATGGACGTCATAGAAAAAG ACATCATTCTCGGTCAAGATCTCGTGAAAGACGCTCTCGCTCTCGTGACCGCAGCCATGGAGGTCGTGAACGCAAGAGGAGAAGATCAAGAGATCGTGAACGTTCTGGAAGATTTTGA
- the LOC131539843 gene encoding splicing factor U2AF 35 kDa subunit isoform X2: MNIYRNTQNSAQSADGLHCAVSDVEMQEHYDEFFEEVFTEMEEKYGEVEEMNVCDNLGDHLVGNVYVKFRREEDAEKAVLDLNNRWFNGQPIHAELSPVTDFREACCRQYEMGECTRGGFCNFMHLKPISRELRRELYGRHRKRHHSRSRSRERRSRSRDRSHGGRERKRRRSRDRERSGRF; this comes from the exons ATGAACATATACCGTAACACTCAAAACTCTGCCCAGTCTGCTGATGGTTTACACT GTGCTGTTAGTGATGTGGAAATGCAGGAACATTATGACGAGTTTTTTGAG GAAGTCTTCACAGAAATGGAGGAGAAGTATGGAGAAGTCGAGGAGATGAATGTGTGCGATAACCTTGGTGATCATTTGGTCGGAAATGTTTATGTGAAG TTTCGGAGGGAAGAGGATGCTGAGAAGGCTGTATTGGACTTAAATAATCGCTGGTTTAATGGCCAACCAATACATGCAGAGCTCTCACCAGTTACAGACTTCAGAGAAGCCTGTTGTAGGCAGTATGAAATGGG GGAGTGCACTAGAGGCGGTTTCTGTAATTTCATGCACTTGAAACCCATTTCTCGAGAGCTGAGGAGAGAGCTTTATGGACGTCATAGAAAAAG ACATCATTCTCGGTCAAGATCTCGTGAAAGACGCTCTCGCTCTCGTGACCGCAGCCATGGAGGTCGTGAACGCAAGAGGAGAAGATCAAGAGATCGTGAACGTTCTGGAAGATTTTGA
- the gemin8 gene encoding gem-associated protein 8 has product MASQGDGEVWYAHPVYARYWQHYQQAMSWHQRHKRAYRKAVEFGFFQALYLMNPSAVQRYSGGHADESWRNAHRDRRTGREEERDNEATDSDSEMEEESSDESQIECDVSNMDISEELRQYFAQTERHRQELKKQQQMEAEQQDSYVLADQDLHRVSWRSSLPPSERPGERRTAEMKKLYGKDAAMIQGMEAAMQLTFDRNCDKKQPKYWPVIPLNL; this is encoded by the exons ATG GCCAGTCAGGGTGATGGAGAGGTGTGGTACGCCCATCCGGTTTACGCCCGATACTGGCAGCACTACCAGCAGGCCATGAGCTGGCACCAGAGGCATAAGCGGGCATACAGAAAAGCTGTGGAGTTTGGCTTCTTCCAGGCACTGTATTTGATGAACCCCTCTGCCGTCCAGCGATACTCAGGCGGGCATGCAGACGAGAGCTGGAGGAACGCTCACAGAGACAGAAGGACAGGTAGAGAAGAAGAAAGGGACAATGAGGCCACTGATTCAGACAGTGAGATGGAGGAGGAGAGTTCGGATGAGAGCCAGATCGAGTGTGACGTCAGTAACATGGACATCTCAGAAGAGCTGCGACAATACTTTGCCCAGACAGAGCGACACAGGCAGGAACTCA AGAAACAACAGCAGATGGAGGCAGAGCAGCAAGACTCGTATGTTCTAGCTGACCAAGACTTGCACAGAGTTTCCTGGCGCAGCAGCCTGCCTCCTTCAGAGCGTCCGGGAGAAAGGAGGACTGCAGAGATGAAGAAGCTGTATGGTAAAGATGCAGCAATGATTCAGGGGATGGAAGCGGCCATGCAGCTCACCTTTGACCGCAACTGTGACAAAAAACAGCCCAAGTACTGGCCTGTTATACCACTAAACCTGTAG